One part of the Glycine max cultivar Williams 82 chromosome 14, Glycine_max_v4.0, whole genome shotgun sequence genome encodes these proteins:
- the LOC100305373 gene encoding MAPK isoform X1, with protein MQQDQRKKGSMEMEFFSDYGDVSRYKIQEVIGKGSYGVVCSAIDTHTGEKVAIKKIHDIFEHVSDAARILREIKLLRLLRHPDIVEIKHVMLPPSRRDFKDIYVVFELMESDLHQVIKANDDLTKEHYQFFLYQLLRALKYIHTANVYHRDLKPKNILANANCKLKICDFGLARVAFNDTPTTVFWTDYVATRWYRAPELCGSFYSRYTPAIDIWSIGCIFAEVLIGKPLFPGKNVVHQLDLMTDLLGTPSLDTISKVRNDKARRYLTSMRKKQPIPFAQKFPNADPLALRLLERLLAFDPKDRPTAEEALADPYFKGLSKIEREPSCQPITKMEFEFERRRVTKEEIGELIFREILEYHPQLLKDYINGTERTNFLYPSAVDQFKQQFSHLEENGGKSYPIMPLERKHASLPRSTMVHSNMVPSKEQSNIASCINRQTTGEFNNNSRDTESPAPRSIPGLQKFSQAKPGKVVGPVIPYEYASVVKGTYDPRTFMRGSVLPSQPILPTNHYQRSTSGKQERSATEADKGVSLQSKLAQQCGVNAKIAPDTAINIDTNPFFMTRAGVNKIEQDDRIAIETKLLQSKAHQYGGISTTAHRKVGPVQYGMTRLF; from the exons GGCTCAATGGAGATGGAATTTTTCTCCGATTATGGCGATGTCAGCAGGTACAAAATTCAAGAGGTCATTGGAAAAGGAAGCTATGGTGTTGTTTGTTCAGCTATTGACACTCATACTGGCGAAAAAGTAGCAATTAAAAAGATTCATGATATCTTTGAGCATGTATCTGATGCTGCGCGTATTCTGCGTGAGATAAAGTTGCTTAGACTTCTTCGACATCCTGATATTGTTGAAATTAAGCATGTTATGCTGCCTCCTTCTAGGAGGgactttaaagatatttatgttgtttttGAGCTCATGGAGTCTGATCTGCATCAAGTCATTAAAGCCAATGATGACCTAACAAAAGAGCactatcaattttttctttaccaGTTACTTCGAGCATTGAAGTATATTCACACTG CAAATGTCTATCATCGAGACTTGAAGCCAAAGAATATACTAGCCAATGCAAACTGTAAACttaaaatatgtgattttgGGTTAGCTAGAGTTGCTTTCAATGACACACCAACAACTGTGTTTTGGACG GATTATGTTGCTACAAGGTGGTATAGAGCACCAGAACTCTGTGGATCATTTTACTCAAGG TATACTCCAGCAATTGACATTTGGAGTATAGGTTGCATCTTTGCTGAAGTATTAATAGGAAAGCCTCTTTTCCCTGGGAAAAACGTTGTCCATCAGTTGGATCTGATGACAGATTTGCTTGGCACTCCCTCGCTGGATACTATATCCAAg GTACGCAATGATAAGGCACGGAGATACCTAACTAGTATGAGGAAAAAGCAGCCTATACCATTTGCACAAAAATTTCCTAATGCAGACCCTTTAGCACTACGACTACTGGAAAGGTTGCTCGCCTTTGATCCAAAAGATCGGCCTACTGCTGAAGAG GCATTAGCTGATCCTTACTTCAAGGGACTTTCAAAGATTGAGAGGGAACCTTCCTGCCAGCCTATTACAAAAATGGAGTTTGAATTCGAAAGGAGAAGAGTCACAAAGGAAGAAATTGGAGAGTTAATTTTCCGTGAGATTCTAGAGTACCATCCTCAATTATTGAAAGACTACATAAATGGAACAGAGAGAACTAATTTTCTTTATCcaag TGCTGTTGATCAGTTCAAACAGCAGTTTTCTCATCTCGAGGAAAATGGTGGTAAAAGTTATCCAATTATGCCACTTGAAAGAAAGCATGCATCACTTCCAAG GTCAACAATGGTACATTCAAATATGGTACCCTCGAAAGAGCAATCAAACATTGCTTCCTGCATAAACCGGCAGACAACTGgggaatttaataataattccaGGGATACAGAAAGTCCTGCGCCAAGGTCTATTCCGGGTCTGCAAAAATTTTCACAAG CAAAACCTGGAAAAGTTGTTGGGCCAGTGATTCCATAcgaatatgcaagtgttgtcAAGGGTACATATGATCCAAGGACATTTATGAGAGGTTCTGTTCTTCCTTCTCAACCTATCCTCCCTACGAATCATTATCAACGATCAACCTCTGGAAAACAAGAAAGGTCAGCAACAGAAGCTGACAAGGGTGTATCTTTACAATCAAAACTTGCTCAGCAATGTGGTGTGAATGCCAAAATAGCACCAGACACAGCTATCAATATTGACACCAACCCTTTTTTCATGACACGAGCAGGAGTGAACAAGATAGAGCAGGATGACCGAATAGCCATTGAGACAAAGTTGCTGCAGTCAAAGGCTCATCAATATGGTGGGATTAGTACCACTGCTCATAGAAAGGTTGGACCTGTTCAGTATGGCATGACAAGGTTGTTCTAG
- the LOC100305373 gene encoding MAPK — MHIGTPTRTSPTSESPILKMDDAHKATTSNFTRAFGGRSFTGITMGSMEMEFFSDYGDVSRYKIQEVIGKGSYGVVCSAIDTHTGEKVAIKKIHDIFEHVSDAARILREIKLLRLLRHPDIVEIKHVMLPPSRRDFKDIYVVFELMESDLHQVIKANDDLTKEHYQFFLYQLLRALKYIHTANVYHRDLKPKNILANANCKLKICDFGLARVAFNDTPTTVFWTDYVATRWYRAPELCGSFYSRFYFVSADELTVRNDKARRYLTSMRKKQPIPFAQKFPNADPLALRLLERLLAFDPKDRPTAEEALADPYFKGLSKIEREPSCQPITKMEFEFERRRVTKEEIGELIFREILDAVDQFKQQFSHLEENGGKSYPIMPLERKHASLPRSTMVHSNMVPSKEQSNIASCINRQTTGEFNNNSRDTESPAPRSIPGLQKFSQAKPGKVVGPVIPYEYASVVKGTYDPRTFMRGSVLPSQPILPTNHYQRSTSGKQERSATEADKGVSLQSKLAQQCGVNAKIAPDTAINIDTNPFFMTRAGVNKIEQDDRIAIETKLLQSKAHQYGGISTTAHRKVGPVQYGMTRLF; from the exons GGCTCAATGGAGATGGAATTTTTCTCCGATTATGGCGATGTCAGCAGGTACAAAATTCAAGAGGTCATTGGAAAAGGAAGCTATGGTGTTGTTTGTTCAGCTATTGACACTCATACTGGCGAAAAAGTAGCAATTAAAAAGATTCATGATATCTTTGAGCATGTATCTGATGCTGCGCGTATTCTGCGTGAGATAAAGTTGCTTAGACTTCTTCGACATCCTGATATTGTTGAAATTAAGCATGTTATGCTGCCTCCTTCTAGGAGGgactttaaagatatttatgttgtttttGAGCTCATGGAGTCTGATCTGCATCAAGTCATTAAAGCCAATGATGACCTAACAAAAGAGCactatcaattttttctttaccaGTTACTTCGAGCATTGAAGTATATTCACACTG CAAATGTCTATCATCGAGACTTGAAGCCAAAGAATATACTAGCCAATGCAAACTGTAAACttaaaatatgtgattttgGGTTAGCTAGAGTTGCTTTCAATGACACACCAACAACTGTGTTTTGGACG GATTATGTTGCTACAAGGTGGTATAGAGCACCAGAACTCTGTGGATCATTTTACTCAAGG ttttattttgtgtCTGCTGATGAGCTAACG GTACGCAATGATAAGGCACGGAGATACCTAACTAGTATGAGGAAAAAGCAGCCTATACCATTTGCACAAAAATTTCCTAATGCAGACCCTTTAGCACTACGACTACTGGAAAGGTTGCTCGCCTTTGATCCAAAAGATCGGCCTACTGCTGAAGAG GCATTAGCTGATCCTTACTTCAAGGGACTTTCAAAGATTGAGAGGGAACCTTCCTGCCAGCCTATTACAAAAATGGAGTTTGAATTCGAAAGGAGAAGAGTCACAAAGGAAGAAATTGGAGAGTTAATTTTCCGTGAGATTCTAGA TGCTGTTGATCAGTTCAAACAGCAGTTTTCTCATCTCGAGGAAAATGGTGGTAAAAGTTATCCAATTATGCCACTTGAAAGAAAGCATGCATCACTTCCAAG GTCAACAATGGTACATTCAAATATGGTACCCTCGAAAGAGCAATCAAACATTGCTTCCTGCATAAACCGGCAGACAACTGgggaatttaataataattccaGGGATACAGAAAGTCCTGCGCCAAGGTCTATTCCGGGTCTGCAAAAATTTTCACAAG CAAAACCTGGAAAAGTTGTTGGGCCAGTGATTCCATAcgaatatgcaagtgttgtcAAGGGTACATATGATCCAAGGACATTTATGAGAGGTTCTGTTCTTCCTTCTCAACCTATCCTCCCTACGAATCATTATCAACGATCAACCTCTGGAAAACAAGAAAGGTCAGCAACAGAAGCTGACAAGGGTGTATCTTTACAATCAAAACTTGCTCAGCAATGTGGTGTGAATGCCAAAATAGCACCAGACACAGCTATCAATATTGACACCAACCCTTTTTTCATGACACGAGCAGGAGTGAACAAGATAGAGCAGGATGACCGAATAGCCATTGAGACAAAGTTGCTGCAGTCAAAGGCTCATCAATATGGTGGGATTAGTACCACTGCTCATAGAAAGGTTGGACCTGTTCAGTATGGCATGACAAGGTTGTTCTAG